The Ictalurus punctatus breed USDA103 chromosome 9, Coco_2.0, whole genome shotgun sequence genome contains a region encoding:
- the col10a1a gene encoding collagen, type X, alpha 1a — MDLRVASILLLLVALVAGHGERYMLKKVVKPSYAVKSHVVSVAGEPGAPGEPGEPGPPGPPGPPGENGEGLPGPRGPPGPPGPSGYSAPGKPGTPGGPGKPGANGAPGLKGDTGAHGPQGPRGAPGPPGSPGPAGISAPGNPGPSGLPGSMGPRGEPGAKGHPGIPGAPGQKGDRGIGIHGPPGQTGATGPMGPVGAPGQPGVGKPGKPGYPGEPGKVGSPGRDGEPGAMGPTGPKGHTGAPGLGMPGKPGESGAPGLPGPTGPKGPQGASGAPGAPGSPGYGKPGAPGSKGDTGPVGSPGATGQKGEQGARGPTGYTGATGPVGPGGPQGPRGFPGEKGSTGEKGETGPMGPQGFKGHKGDQGSQGPEGKSGYPGATGPQGQRGATGAPGSKGDTGETGATGAPGATGPVGPKGNTGNSGPPGETGPAGAPGPRGATGPSGPSGAPGVKGQTGAPGAPGPAGLAAKGIPGPQGPPGLPGSDGAPGESGPAGPPGPPGPPGEVIIAETKGTFVQEPFVKAPVSAFTALTTTPYPPAGSPIKFEQIVYNAENHYDPETGIFTCQVPGVYFFSYSMHVNGANALVALYKNEDPIMFTYDEYNKGFLDQMSGSAVLQLNEQDTVYVQIPDDEANGVFAADNVHCSFSGFLIAST, encoded by the exons ATGGACCTACGAGTAGCAAGCATTCTCCTTCTCCTGGTGGCCCTGGTTGCCGGCCATGGCGAGAGATATATGTTGAAGAAAGTGGTGAAGCCTTCTTATGCCGTGAAAAGTCATG tggTTTCTGTAGCTGGAGAGCCTGGTGCCCCAGGTGAGCCAGGTGAACCTGGACCTCCTGGACCTCCTGGACCCCCTGGCGAGAATGGTGAAGGACTGCCAGGACCTCGGGGACCACCTGGCCCACCTGGACCTTCTGGCTACTCAGCACCTGGAAAGCCAGGCACTCCAGGTGGACCAGGGAAACCAGGTGCAAATGGTGCACCTGGACTTAAAGGAGATACTGGTGCACATGGTCCTCAAGGACCAAGGGGTGCTCCTGGACCTCCTGGTAGCCCTGGGCCTGCCGGTATATCTGCCCCTGGCAATCCTGGACCAAGTGGTTTGCCTGGATCAATGGGACCAAGGGGAGAGCCAGGTGCTAAGGGACATCCAGGTATTCCTGGTGCACCAGGACAAAAAGGAGACAGAGGTATTGGCATTCATGGGCCACCAGGTCAAACTGGTGCAACTGGACCTATGGGACCTGTAGGCGCACCTGGTCAGCCTGGTGTTGGTAAACCTGGTAAACCTGGCTACCCAGGTGAGCCAGGTAAAGTAGGTTCACCTGGTCGTGATGGGGAACCTGGTGCTATGGGACCAACTGGACCAAAAGGCCACACTGGGGCTCCTGGACTTGGAATGCCAGGTAAACCAGGTGAAAGTGGTGCTCCAGGATTGCCAGGTCCTACAGGCCCTAAAGGTCCTCAGGGAGCATCAGGGGCACCTGGTGCTCCTGGTAGTCCAGGTTATGGTAAGCCAGGTGCTCCCGGTTCAAAAGGTGATACAGGTCCAGTAGGTAGCCCTGGCGCAACAGGTCAGAAAGGTGAGCAAGGTGCAAGGGGGCCAACAGGATATACAGGAGCAACTGGCCCAGTGGGTCCAGGTGGTCCTCAGGGTCCAAGAGGTTTCCCTGGTGAGAAGGGGTCTACAGGTGAAAAGGGTGAAACAGGTCCAATGGGGCCTCAAGGCTTTAAGGGACATAAGGGAGATCAGGGGTCACAGGGACCTGAGGGCAAATCAGGCTATCCAGGTGCAACAGGCCCACAAGGCCAAAGGGGAGCTACAGGTGCTCCAGGTAGCAAAGGAGATACTGGTGAGACAGGTGCAACTGGTGCTCCTGGAGCAACTGGACCTGTTGGACCTAAGGGTAATACAGGAAATTCTGGACCACCTGGTGAAACAGGGCCTGCAGGTGCCCCAGGGCCTAGAGGAGCTACTGGTCCTTCTGGTCCATCAGGTGCACCAGGAGTTAAAGGTCAAACTGGTGCACCTGGTGCACCTGGTCCTGCAGGTCTTGCTGCTAAAGGAATTCCTGGACCTCAAGGTCCACCAGGACTTCCTGGATCAGATGGTGCCCCTGGTGAAAGTGGACCAGCTGGCCCTCCTGGCCCACCTGGTCCTCCTGGTGAGGTTATTATTGCAGAAACTAAAGGAACTTTTGTCCAGGAACCTTTTGTCAAGGCCCCAGTGTCTGCCTTTACAGCCTTAACTACAACACCTTATCCTCCCGCTGGTAGCCCCATTAAGTTTGAACAAATTGTCTACAATGCTGAGAATCACTATGACCCTGAGACAGGTATCTTTACCTGCCAGGTTCCTGGAGTGTATTTCTTCTCATACAGCATGCATGTGAATGGAGCTAATGCTTTGGTGGCACTGTACAAAAACGAAGACCCAATTATGTTCACTTATGATGAGTACAACAAGGGCTTCCTGGACCAGATGTCTGGCAGTGCTGTCCTTCAGCTTAATGAGCAGGACACCGTTTATGTCCAGATCCCTGATGATGAGGCAAACGGTGTCTTTGCTGCTGATAATGTCCACTGCTCCTTCAGTGGTTTCCTGATTGCTTCTACGTGA